In one Bacillus thuringiensis genomic region, the following are encoded:
- a CDS encoding UPF0223 family protein has product MEYQYPLDYDWSNEEMVTIVKFYEAIEKAYEKGIVREELMGLYRRFKEIVPSKAEEKKIDKEFQEVSGYSIYRAIQRAKEVEEQKLVKM; this is encoded by the coding sequence ATGGAATATCAATATCCGTTAGATTATGATTGGTCAAATGAGGAAATGGTTACAATTGTTAAGTTTTATGAAGCGATTGAGAAAGCTTATGAAAAAGGGATTGTAAGAGAAGAATTAATGGGTTTATATCGTCGTTTTAAAGAGATTGTTCCATCGAAAGCAGAAGAAAAGAAAATTGATAAAGAATTTCAAGAAGTAAGTGGATACTCTATATATCGTGCTATTCAAAGGGCAAAAGAAGTCGAAGAACAAAAGCTTGTAAAAATGTAA
- the speA gene encoding arginine decarboxylase codes for MSQYETPLFTALVEHSKRNPIQFHIPGHKKGQGMDPTFREFIGHNALAIDLINIAPLDDLHHPKGMIKEAQDLAAAAFGADHTFFSIQGTSGAIMTMVMSVCGPGDKILVPRNVHKSVMSAIIFSGAKPIFMHPEIDPKLGISHGITIQSVKKALEEHSDAKGLLVINPTYFGFAADLEQIVQLAHSYDIPVLVDEAHGVHIHFHDELPMSAMQAGADMAATSVHKLGGSLTQSSILNVKEGLVNVKHVQSIISMLTTTSTSYILLASLDVARKRLATEGTALIEQTIQLAEHVRDAINSIEHLYCPGKEMLGTDATFNYDPTKIIVSVKDLGITGHQAEVWLREQYNIEVELSDLYNILCLITLGDTESDTNTLIAALQDLAATFRNRADKGVQVQVEIPEIPVLALSPRDAFYSETEVIPFENAAGRIIADFVMVYPPGIPIFTPGEIITQENLEYIRKNLEAGLPVQGPEDMTLQTLRVIKEYKPIS; via the coding sequence TTGTCCCAATACGAAACACCATTGTTTACCGCTTTAGTTGAGCACAGTAAGCGAAATCCAATTCAATTCCATATTCCTGGTCATAAAAAAGGACAGGGCATGGATCCTACATTTCGCGAATTTATTGGGCATAATGCATTAGCAATTGATTTAATTAATATTGCGCCACTCGATGATTTACATCATCCAAAAGGTATGATTAAAGAAGCACAGGATTTAGCAGCCGCTGCATTCGGTGCAGATCATACTTTCTTTTCTATTCAAGGTACAAGTGGCGCTATTATGACAATGGTGATGAGCGTTTGCGGTCCTGGTGACAAAATCCTAGTACCACGAAACGTGCATAAATCAGTAATGTCAGCTATTATTTTCTCAGGTGCAAAACCAATTTTCATGCATCCTGAAATCGATCCGAAGCTCGGTATTTCTCATGGAATCACAATTCAATCTGTCAAAAAAGCACTTGAAGAGCACTCAGATGCAAAGGGCTTACTTGTTATTAACCCAACGTACTTTGGGTTTGCTGCAGACTTAGAACAGATTGTACAATTAGCACATTCTTATGACATCCCTGTACTAGTTGACGAGGCTCATGGTGTTCATATTCATTTTCACGATGAATTGCCGATGTCAGCGATGCAAGCTGGGGCAGATATGGCAGCAACAAGTGTTCACAAATTAGGAGGCTCTTTAACTCAAAGTTCTATTCTTAATGTGAAAGAAGGCTTGGTGAATGTAAAACATGTCCAATCTATTATTAGCATGCTTACGACTACATCAACTTCTTACATCTTGTTAGCATCCCTTGATGTTGCGAGAAAACGTCTTGCTACAGAAGGAACAGCACTCATAGAACAAACAATACAATTAGCTGAACATGTTCGTGATGCTATAAATTCTATTGAGCATCTTTACTGTCCTGGAAAAGAAATGTTAGGTACAGATGCTACCTTTAACTATGATCCTACAAAGATAATTGTATCTGTAAAAGATTTAGGTATTACCGGCCACCAAGCTGAAGTATGGCTTAGAGAGCAATATAACATTGAAGTAGAACTCTCAGATCTATACAACATACTATGTCTTATCACTTTGGGAGATACAGAAAGTGATACAAATACACTTATTGCAGCATTACAAGATTTAGCAGCAACATTTAGAAATAGGGCAGATAAAGGTGTTCAAGTACAAGTAGAGATTCCAGAAATTCCAGTGCTAGCACTTTCTCCCCGAGATGCTTTTTATTCGGAAACAGAAGTCATTCCATTTGAAAATGCAGCGGGGCGTATTATAGCTGATTTTGTTATGGTTTATCCGCCAGGGATTCCAATCTTTACTCCGGGGGAAATTATTACACAAGAAAACTTAGAGTATATTCGTAAAAACTTAGAAGCAGGTTTACCTGTACAAGGTCCTGAAGATATGACATTACAAACATTACGTGTTATTAAAGAGTACAAGCCTATCAGTTGA
- a CDS encoding protein-glutamine gamma-glutamyltransferase translates to MIVIGRSIVHPYITNEYEPFAAEKQQILSIMAGNQEVYSFRTADELSFDLNLRVNIIISSLELFQSGFQFRTFQQSFCNPQYWKRTSLGGFELLPNIPPSIAIQDIFKNGKLYGTECATAMIIIFYKALLSLYEEETFNRLFANLLLYTWDYDQDLRLITKNGGDLVPGDLVYFKNPQVNPATIEWQGENTIYLGNFFFYGHGVGVKTKEEIIYSLNERRVPYAFISAFLTDTITRIDSRIMSQYASSSTPQTSISFIPIRDDAIVATVGHTTTIY, encoded by the coding sequence ATGATTGTAATAGGCCGTTCTATTGTACATCCTTATATTACAAATGAATATGAGCCATTTGCAGCAGAGAAACAACAAATTTTATCAATAATGGCAGGAAATCAAGAAGTTTATTCCTTCCGAACAGCTGATGAACTCAGCTTTGATCTCAATTTACGAGTTAATATTATTATCTCTTCACTAGAGCTTTTTCAAAGTGGTTTTCAGTTTCGTACATTTCAACAATCCTTTTGCAACCCCCAGTATTGGAAAAGAACATCCCTTGGAGGATTCGAGCTTCTTCCAAACATACCACCTTCTATTGCCATACAAGATATTTTCAAAAACGGAAAACTATATGGAACTGAATGCGCAACCGCTATGATCATTATTTTTTATAAAGCTTTACTATCATTGTATGAGGAAGAAACTTTCAATCGTCTATTTGCAAACCTTTTACTTTACACATGGGACTACGATCAAGATCTAAGACTCATAACAAAAAACGGTGGCGATCTTGTTCCAGGTGACCTCGTTTACTTTAAAAACCCACAAGTGAATCCAGCTACGATTGAGTGGCAAGGAGAAAACACAATCTATTTAGGAAATTTCTTTTTTTACGGACATGGCGTAGGTGTAAAAACAAAAGAAGAAATTATTTATTCATTAAATGAACGACGAGTTCCTTACGCTTTTATTTCAGCTTTCTTGACCGATACTATTACCCGTATCGATAGTCGTATAATGAGCCAATACGCTTCTTCTAGTACACCACAGACCTCCATAAGCTTTATTCCGATTAGGGATGATGCAATCGTTGCAACAGTTGGTCATACAACTACAATTTATTAA
- a CDS encoding GapA-binding peptide SR1P, whose protein sequence is MGTIVCQVCEGTIGHFEDEKSTVLYGKCGSHCECDHKEHTKA, encoded by the coding sequence ATGGGAACAATCGTATGCCAAGTATGTGAAGGAACAATTGGACATTTTGAAGATGAAAAATCAACAGTACTATACGGGAAATGTGGATCTCATTGCGAATGTGACCATAAAGAACATACAAAAGCTTAA
- a CDS encoding GapA-binding peptide SR1P, protein MGTIVCQVCEGTIGHFEDEKTTVLYGKCGTNCDCARKDNAKA, encoded by the coding sequence ATGGGAACAATCGTATGCCAAGTATGTGAAGGAACAATCGGACATTTTGAAGATGAGAAAACGACAGTACTTTACGGAAAATGTGGAACAAATTGTGACTGTGCTAGAAAAGATAATGCGAAAGCTTAA
- a CDS encoding GapA-binding peptide SR1P has product MGTIVCQDCEGTIAHFEDEKVTVLYGKCGSCGCDHIEHTKAQ; this is encoded by the coding sequence ATGGGAACAATCGTATGTCAAGATTGTGAAGGTACAATTGCACACTTCGAAGATGAGAAAGTAACAGTACTTTACGGGAAATGTGGATCTTGCGGATGTGATCACATAGAGCATACAAAAGCCCAATAA
- a CDS encoding DUF3055 domain-containing protein: protein MFEKLYDEHESVKVRFLGFMTHDTRYDFGVIYTNMFFGKPLIVCMQTGRSTLLGRDDVENVQYIQEVFKLGSEEEAKELAQFFKFLVPSTSLHAEYEE from the coding sequence ATGTTTGAAAAATTGTATGATGAGCATGAAAGTGTGAAGGTACGATTTTTAGGGTTTATGACACATGATACACGTTATGATTTTGGTGTTATTTATACAAATATGTTTTTTGGAAAGCCGCTCATTGTTTGTATGCAAACAGGAAGGTCTACTTTACTCGGACGAGATGATGTAGAGAATGTTCAATATATACAGGAGGTTTTTAAATTAGGATCAGAAGAGGAAGCAAAGGAGTTAGCTCAGTTTTTCAAATTTCTAGTTCCGTCAACTTCTTTACATGCGGAATATGAAGAATAA
- a CDS encoding DUF1885 family protein — translation MQHAFITLVPKSNQQSVSIDDIKQLFHYYKTVTSKTGAQINYTYTNTAFPYEILDTSTTTLKLQSNHDRYDSIYIGVGIENEQSFIQVSLPPNATFGDKGKANEFCRFLAKKLEGELQLFNGRTMYFYKR, via the coding sequence ATGCAACACGCCTTTATTACGCTTGTACCTAAATCCAACCAACAATCAGTTTCAATAGATGATATAAAACAACTTTTTCATTATTATAAAACAGTTACTTCTAAAACTGGTGCCCAAATTAATTACACGTATACAAATACCGCTTTTCCTTATGAAATTTTAGATACATCTACAACAACATTAAAACTTCAATCCAATCACGACCGCTATGACTCAATTTATATTGGTGTTGGTATAGAAAATGAACAATCTTTCATCCAAGTTTCTTTACCACCTAATGCAACATTTGGTGACAAAGGGAAAGCAAATGAATTTTGCCGTTTTTTAGCGAAGAAATTAGAAGGAGAGTTACAATTATTTAATGGAAGAACAATGTATTTTTATAAACGCTAA
- the lpdA gene encoding dihydrolipoyl dehydrogenase gives MVVGDFPIELDTVVVGAGPGGYVAAIRAAQLGQKVAIIEKANLGGVCLNVGCIPSKALINAGHRYENAMHSDDMGITAENVKVDFTKVQEWKNGVVKKLTGGVEGLLKGNKVEIIRGEAYFVDANTLRVMTEDAAQTYTFKNAVLATGSTPIEIPGFKYSKRVINSTGALSLPEIPKKLVVIGGGYIGMELGTAYANFGTEVTVVEAGDEILAGFEKAMSSVVKRALQKKGNVNIHTKAMAKGVEETETGVKVSFEVNGEIQTVEADYVLVTVGRRPNTQEIGLEQVGVKMTDRGIIEIDEQCRTNVPNIYAIGDIVPGPPLAHKASYEGKVAVEAISGHASAIDYIGIPAVCFTDPELASVGYTKKQAEEAGMTVTVSKFPFAANGRALSLNSTDGFLQLVTRKEDGLLVGAQVAGAGASDIISEIGLAIEAGMTAEDIAQTIHAHPTLGEITMEAAEVALGMPIHIVK, from the coding sequence ATGGTAGTAGGAGATTTCCCAATTGAATTAGATACAGTCGTTGTTGGTGCAGGTCCTGGTGGATACGTTGCGGCAATTCGTGCAGCACAATTAGGTCAAAAGGTAGCAATCATTGAAAAAGCTAACCTTGGTGGCGTATGCTTAAACGTTGGATGTATTCCTTCAAAAGCGTTAATCAATGCAGGTCATCGTTATGAGAATGCAATGCATTCTGATGACATGGGTATTACTGCAGAAAACGTAAAAGTTGACTTTACAAAAGTTCAAGAATGGAAAAACGGCGTAGTTAAGAAATTAACTGGCGGTGTTGAAGGCCTTCTTAAAGGTAACAAAGTTGAAATCATTCGCGGTGAAGCTTACTTCGTAGATGCTAATACATTACGCGTTATGACTGAAGATGCAGCTCAAACTTATACGTTTAAAAATGCTGTTCTTGCAACTGGTTCTACACCAATCGAAATTCCAGGATTCAAATACTCTAAACGTGTTATCAACTCTACAGGTGCTTTAAGCTTACCTGAAATTCCTAAAAAACTTGTTGTAATCGGCGGCGGTTACATCGGTATGGAATTAGGTACTGCATATGCTAACTTCGGTACAGAAGTTACTGTAGTAGAAGCTGGCGACGAAATCTTAGCTGGTTTCGAAAAAGCTATGAGCTCTGTTGTTAAACGTGCTCTACAGAAAAAAGGTAACGTAAATATCCATACAAAAGCTATGGCTAAAGGCGTTGAAGAAACAGAAACTGGCGTAAAAGTTAGCTTTGAAGTTAACGGTGAAATCCAAACTGTAGAAGCAGATTACGTATTAGTAACTGTAGGTCGTCGTCCAAACACTCAAGAAATCGGTCTTGAGCAAGTTGGAGTTAAAATGACTGACCGCGGCATCATCGAAATCGATGAGCAATGTCGTACAAATGTACCAAACATCTATGCAATCGGTGATATCGTTCCTGGACCACCATTAGCTCACAAAGCTTCTTACGAAGGTAAAGTAGCTGTAGAAGCAATTAGTGGCCATGCATCAGCTATCGATTACATCGGAATTCCTGCAGTATGCTTCACTGATCCAGAATTAGCATCTGTTGGTTACACTAAAAAACAAGCTGAAGAAGCTGGAATGACTGTAACTGTATCTAAGTTCCCATTCGCTGCTAACGGTCGTGCATTATCATTAAACAGCACTGACGGTTTCCTACAACTTGTAACACGTAAAGAAGATGGTCTTCTTGTAGGTGCTCAAGTTGCAGGTGCAGGTGCTTCTGATATTATCTCTGAGATTGGTTTAGCTATCGAAGCTGGAATGACAGCTGAAGATATCGCTCAAACAATCCATGCTCACCCAACATTAGGTGAAATCACAATGGAAGCAGCTGAAGTTGCTCTTGGAATGCCAATTCACATTGTAAAATAA